The following coding sequences lie in one Komagataeibacter sucrofermentans DSM 15973 genomic window:
- a CDS encoding MATE family efflux transporter translates to MGGQPATRPKAAFCTGSIVRHVVVMAGTGAIGLMAVFLVDLLNLFYISWLGDPALTAAIGFSGVISFVQIAVSIGLSIGIGAITGRLIGAGKMEQAQRVASSFGIVMLGFCLLIGVFTAWLAPLLLALLGAQGEAARQAATFLRIISPGLPLIAAGMGCSGLLRSIGAARISMNVTLIGAMISAIADPVLILGLGLGLKGAAISTIFSRGIVALMGFRCARRHGLLAWPVRTHVVADTKLVGQVAMPAILTNLATPVGSVFVTHAMAGFGLAAVAGQATIERIVPVAFAFVFALTGSVGPIMSQNLGAGKLARVRATLVASLWLVAGCVALTWAILFLTQDLVVRVFSAQGTAAMLIHLFCNWTIAGYVFIGMLFVANSAFNNLGHPLYSTLFNWGRATLGTIPFVWIGMRYGPGGVQVGQVLGSVLFGSCAVLTAFSVVRRLHPGDRATEQAMPVIPPPQTGEAGLIELDELDHSA, encoded by the coding sequence ATGGGGGGACAACCCGCGACCCGACCCAAAGCCGCATTCTGCACAGGCAGCATTGTCCGCCATGTCGTGGTCATGGCCGGGACGGGCGCCATCGGCCTGATGGCCGTGTTTCTTGTCGACCTGCTGAACCTTTTCTACATTTCGTGGCTTGGCGACCCGGCGCTGACGGCAGCCATCGGCTTTTCCGGCGTCATCAGCTTCGTGCAGATCGCGGTCTCCATCGGGCTGTCGATTGGCATCGGCGCCATTACCGGCAGGCTAATCGGCGCGGGCAAGATGGAGCAGGCGCAGCGGGTCGCATCCTCCTTCGGCATTGTCATGCTCGGCTTCTGCCTGCTCATCGGGGTGTTCACCGCATGGCTCGCACCGCTCCTGCTGGCCCTGCTCGGGGCACAGGGGGAAGCGGCACGGCAGGCGGCCACGTTCCTGCGCATCATCTCGCCCGGCCTGCCGCTGATCGCAGCCGGCATGGGGTGCTCGGGGCTGTTGCGCTCCATCGGGGCTGCGCGCATTTCCATGAACGTGACGCTGATCGGCGCCATGATCTCGGCCATAGCCGACCCCGTGCTGATTCTGGGCCTCGGGCTGGGGCTCAAGGGGGCGGCGATCAGCACCATTTTCTCACGCGGGATCGTGGCGCTGATGGGCTTTCGCTGCGCGCGCCGTCACGGCCTGCTGGCATGGCCCGTGCGCACCCATGTCGTGGCCGACACAAAGCTGGTGGGGCAGGTGGCCATGCCCGCCATCCTGACCAATCTGGCCACGCCGGTGGGCAGCGTGTTCGTAACGCATGCCATGGCGGGGTTCGGACTGGCGGCGGTGGCGGGGCAGGCGACCATCGAGCGGATCGTGCCGGTGGCCTTTGCCTTTGTCTTTGCCCTGACGGGATCGGTGGGGCCGATCATGTCGCAAAATCTTGGCGCGGGTAAACTTGCGCGCGTGCGGGCGACACTCGTGGCCTCGCTGTGGCTGGTGGCAGGCTGCGTGGCACTTACATGGGCCATCCTGTTCCTGACCCAGGACCTGGTGGTGCGGGTGTTTTCAGCGCAGGGCACGGCGGCGATGCTGATCCACCTGTTCTGTAACTGGACCATTGCGGGCTACGTGTTCATCGGCATGCTGTTCGTGGCCAATTCCGCCTTCAACAATCTGGGCCACCCGCTCTATTCCACGCTGTTCAACTGGGGGCGGGCGACGCTGGGCACCATTCCGTTCGTGTGGATCGGCATGCGTTACGGGCCAGGTGGCGTGCAGGTGGGGCAGGTTCTGGGCAGCGTGCTGTTTGGCTCCTGCGCGGTGCTGACCGCCTTTTCCGTGGTGCGGCGCCTGCACCCGGGCGACCGGGCCACGGAACAGGCCATGCCGGTCATTCCCCCGCCGCAGACCGGCGAAGCAGGCCTGATCGAACTCGACGAACTCGACCACTCAGCCTGA
- the rfbC gene encoding dTDP-4-dehydrorhamnose 3,5-epimerase: MGTQSFARSRPDSDRTPAGHVLQVETLPLEGLLLLTPPRLKEGRGCSSETCNTALLARIGMASGSAFAQDHYSLLRQRGMVRGLHAQVAPGAQGKLVRCTRGAIWDVAVDVRTGSPTFGQWVSVTLNDENGSQFWIPPGFLHGFCTLTDHTEVHCQCTSPSDPTCARSLRWNDATLGIEWPVADGQAIISAHDAAAPPFSAVIDWFHYA; the protein is encoded by the coding sequence ATGGGAACGCAGTCCTTTGCCCGTTCCCGGCCAGATTCCGACCGAACGCCAGCGGGGCATGTCCTTCAGGTCGAGACCCTGCCGCTTGAAGGCCTGCTTCTGCTTACTCCGCCCCGCCTGAAAGAGGGGCGCGGTTGTTCCAGCGAAACCTGCAATACGGCCCTATTGGCCCGGATCGGCATGGCCAGCGGCAGTGCTTTCGCGCAGGATCATTACAGCCTGTTGCGGCAACGCGGCATGGTGCGGGGCCTCCACGCCCAGGTGGCGCCCGGTGCGCAGGGCAAGCTGGTGCGGTGCACGCGCGGGGCGATCTGGGATGTGGCGGTGGATGTGCGCACCGGCTCGCCCACCTTCGGGCAGTGGGTCAGCGTGACCCTGAATGACGAAAACGGTAGCCAGTTCTGGATACCGCCGGGATTCCTGCACGGTTTCTGCACATTGACCGACCATACGGAGGTGCACTGCCAATGCACCTCTCCCTCCGACCCCACCTGCGCGCGCAGCCTGCGCTGGAATGACGCAACACTGGGCATTGAATGGCCGGTGGCCGATGGTCAGGCCATTATCTCGGCGCATGATGCGGCGGCACCGCCCTTTTCTGCCGTGATCGACTGGTTCCATTACGCCTGA
- a CDS encoding Maf family protein: MESPRIVLASRSAARRALVESAGLSARFMAADVDEHAIRAAQRHAGHDASAAALELARAKARAVRVAPGTVVIGADQILSCGEEWFDKPDDRDTARAQLLRLRGRAHVLHTAVSMWRDGREVWRHVACPVLHMRAFSESFLAWYLAAEGEAILSCVGCYRLEGLGIQLFSRIEGEQSAIMGLPLLPLLAALRMQGIILP, translated from the coding sequence GTGGAGTCGCCACGGATAGTACTGGCCAGCCGCTCAGCGGCGCGGCGCGCGCTGGTGGAATCGGCGGGGCTTTCAGCCCGGTTCATGGCGGCGGATGTGGATGAACACGCCATTCGCGCGGCACAGCGCCATGCCGGGCATGATGCCAGCGCGGCAGCCCTTGAGCTTGCCCGCGCCAAGGCCCGGGCGGTTCGGGTCGCACCCGGCACGGTGGTGATTGGCGCGGACCAGATCCTGTCCTGTGGCGAGGAATGGTTCGACAAGCCCGATGACCGCGATACCGCCCGTGCGCAGTTGCTGCGCCTGCGCGGCCGGGCGCATGTGCTGCACACGGCGGTAAGCATGTGGCGTGATGGCCGCGAGGTCTGGCGCCATGTCGCCTGCCCCGTGCTGCATATGCGCGCCTTCAGCGAGTCTTTTCTCGCGTGGTATCTGGCGGCCGAGGGCGAGGCGATTCTGTCCTGCGTGGGGTGCTACCGGCTTGAAGGGCTCGGAATCCAGCTTTTCTCACGCATCGAGGGGGAACAGTCGGCCATTATGGGCCTGCCGCTGCTGCCCCTGCTCGCGGCCCTGCGCATGCAGGGCATTATCTTGCCCTGA
- the hemE gene encoding uroporphyrinogen decarboxylase produces the protein MTETRKPLLATLMGEATWPPPVWLMRQAGRFLPEFRALREKADFITRCMTPDMAVEITLQPIRRFGMDGAILFSDILILPWAMGQSLEFVPGRGPVLGAVRSQADLDRLDPGRVAQAVEPVMQTLRRLRAIVDGPEAIGPAQPGQVTLIGFAGAPFTVACYMVEGHGSREFEETRKLAYTDPAFFDRLIDLLTTSTADMLCAQIEAGAEAVMLFDSWSGLLPPSQFRKHVIEPAKRITAIINARHPGVPVIGFPRLAGLMAIEYGRETGVNAMALDTGADMKAVADRVPGTLVLQGNLDPIRVLAGGEGMRAEARAIRDAMKGRPHVFNLGHGVIPTTPPEHVGDLIKTIREV, from the coding sequence ATGACAGAAACACGCAAACCCCTGCTCGCCACCCTGATGGGAGAGGCGACCTGGCCCCCTCCGGTATGGCTGATGCGGCAGGCGGGCCGGTTCCTGCCAGAATTCCGGGCATTGCGTGAAAAGGCGGATTTCATAACCCGCTGCATGACCCCCGACATGGCGGTCGAGATCACGCTGCAGCCCATCCGCCGTTTTGGCATGGATGGGGCCATCCTGTTCTCCGATATCCTGATCCTGCCCTGGGCAATGGGGCAGTCGCTGGAATTCGTGCCAGGACGGGGGCCTGTTCTGGGGGCCGTGCGCTCGCAGGCCGATCTCGACCGGCTTGATCCGGGCCGGGTGGCGCAGGCGGTTGAACCGGTGATGCAGACGCTGCGCAGGCTGCGGGCCATTGTTGACGGGCCAGAGGCGATCGGCCCGGCCCAACCAGGGCAGGTGACACTGATCGGCTTCGCAGGCGCGCCGTTTACGGTGGCGTGCTACATGGTGGAAGGCCATGGCTCGCGTGAGTTCGAGGAAACCCGCAAACTCGCCTATACCGACCCCGCGTTTTTCGACCGGCTAATCGACCTGCTCACCACCTCCACGGCGGATATGCTGTGCGCCCAGATCGAGGCGGGAGCCGAAGCGGTCATGCTGTTCGATAGCTGGTCGGGCCTGCTGCCGCCCTCGCAGTTCCGCAAGCATGTGATTGAACCGGCGAAGCGCATCACCGCCATCATCAATGCCCGCCACCCCGGCGTGCCGGTCATTGGCTTCCCCCGTCTGGCGGGGCTGATGGCGATTGAATACGGGCGTGAAACCGGCGTGAACGCAATGGCGCTCGATACCGGGGCGGACATGAAGGCCGTGGCCGACAGGGTGCCCGGCACGCTGGTGCTCCAGGGCAATCTCGACCCCATCCGCGTTCTGGCGGGTGGCGAAGGCATGCGGGCCGAGGCCCGCGCCATCCGCGATGCCATGAAGGGCCGCCCGCATGTGTTCAACCTTGGCCACGGCGTCATTCCCACCACGCCGCCCGAGCATGTGGGCGACCTGATCAAGACCATCAGGGAGGTCTGA
- a CDS encoding HAD family phosphatase: protein MLPSALRPDGALRLVIFDCDGVLIDSEGPSCRMIARTLRDYGTEISDEDAVHRFAGHALTALKHEIEDEEGIKLPADWPAQMQRNLVTLMRNEAETIEGAPAMLRGVARLGLPYRIGSNSSVEEMEAKFGRTGLDALIAPDTIHSARDMGQPKPDPAVYLAAARKQGVPPECCIVLEDTDTGARAAQAAGMGCVLLRAPDLPAPKWPGLLRIAHLDEFVQLLTHILTSQKQAGHVNG, encoded by the coding sequence ATGCTGCCCTCCGCCCTGCGCCCTGACGGCGCGCTCAGGCTGGTCATTTTCGATTGCGATGGCGTGCTGATCGATAGCGAAGGCCCGTCATGCCGCATGATCGCGCGCACCCTGCGCGACTATGGCACCGAGATCAGCGATGAAGACGCCGTGCATCGGTTCGCCGGGCATGCCCTGACCGCGCTCAAGCACGAGATCGAGGATGAGGAGGGCATAAAGCTGCCTGCTGACTGGCCAGCACAGATGCAGCGCAACCTTGTCACCCTCATGCGCAATGAGGCGGAAACCATCGAAGGCGCGCCCGCCATGCTGCGCGGCGTGGCCAGGCTGGGGCTGCCCTACCGCATTGGCTCCAATTCATCAGTAGAGGAAATGGAGGCCAAATTCGGCCGCACCGGGCTTGATGCGCTGATCGCGCCCGACACCATTCACTCCGCGCGTGACATGGGCCAGCCCAAGCCGGACCCGGCGGTGTATCTGGCGGCGGCAAGGAAGCAGGGCGTGCCACCGGAATGCTGCATCGTGCTGGAAGATACCGATACCGGCGCCCGCGCGGCACAGGCGGCGGGCATGGGCTGCGTGCTGCTGCGCGCGCCCGACCTGCCGGCACCAAAATGGCCGGGACTGCTGCGGATCGCGCATCTAGATGAATTCGTGCAGCTGCTCACGCACATCCTGACCAGCCAGAAACAGGCGGGCCACGTGAATGGGTAG
- the hemJ gene encoding protoporphyrinogen oxidase HemJ, which produces MGSALIPFMLWLKAFHIMSFIAWMAGLFYLPRLFVYHCQVVAGSPESARFKVMEYKLLRFIMAPAMISTFVFGGLLAAIPGLIDWHSGWWLVKLACVLAMAGFQGACGRWRRDFAHDRNTRPERFYRMANEVPTVLMMVIVIMVVVRPF; this is translated from the coding sequence ATGGGTAGTGCCCTCATTCCCTTCATGCTGTGGCTTAAGGCGTTCCACATCATGTCATTCATTGCGTGGATGGCGGGGCTGTTCTACCTGCCGCGGCTGTTTGTCTATCACTGCCAGGTGGTGGCCGGTTCACCGGAATCAGCACGCTTCAAGGTGATGGAATACAAGCTGCTGCGCTTCATCATGGCGCCTGCCATGATCAGCACCTTCGTGTTTGGCGGGCTGCTTGCCGCTATACCAGGGCTGATCGACTGGCATTCCGGGTGGTGGCTGGTCAAGCTGGCCTGCGTGCTCGCCATGGCAGGCTTTCAGGGCGCGTGCGGGCGGTGGAGGCGTGACTTCGCTCATGACCGCAATACGCGGCCTGAACGCTTCTATCGCATGGCCAATGAAGTGCCGACCGTGCTGATGATGGTCATCGTCATCATGGTGGTGGTCCGCCCGTTCTGA
- a CDS encoding YjjA family protein: MKKSNRFLALIAALPVAAALSTAPAHAEGFGGLGGLGGDASSLLSGSGLSVPSVSSLAPSNVTGLLSYCVQNNYLQGNSPSTLLSSLKQKAGLDTSSSQYSNGQNGILDTGNGNTFSLATLKGNLKQKITTKVCNAVLKQGKSLL; the protein is encoded by the coding sequence ATGAAAAAATCAAACCGTTTCCTGGCGCTTATCGCCGCCCTGCCCGTAGCAGCCGCCCTTTCCACCGCACCCGCGCATGCAGAAGGCTTTGGCGGCCTTGGCGGTCTGGGTGGGGACGCATCGAGCCTGCTGTCGGGCAGTGGCTTGAGCGTGCCCTCCGTTTCCTCGCTGGCCCCTTCCAACGTTACGGGCCTGCTGAGCTACTGCGTGCAGAACAATTACCTGCAGGGCAACAGCCCCTCCACCCTGCTGTCCTCGCTCAAACAGAAGGCCGGGCTTGATACCTCGAGCAGCCAGTATTCCAACGGCCAGAACGGCATTCTGGATACCGGCAATGGCAACACCTTCTCGCTTGCCACGCTGAAGGGCAACCTCAAGCAGAAGATCACCACCAAGGTTTGCAATGCCGTGCTCAAGCAGGGCAAGTCCCTGCTCTGA
- a CDS encoding YggT family protein, whose translation MKVGPLIPIIFSLLAELIQLYTYVVLVSCLFSFLLAFGILDQRNQIVWNISNFLYRMTEPLLRPIRSVLPDLGNMDFSPLVLLLLIQYVVMPILFRVEHMLLVPPM comes from the coding sequence ATGAAAGTTGGCCCGTTGATTCCCATAATCTTTAGCCTGCTGGCTGAACTGATACAGCTTTACACCTATGTGGTACTGGTCTCGTGCCTGTTCAGCTTCCTGCTGGCCTTCGGCATTCTCGACCAGCGCAACCAGATCGTATGGAACATCAGCAATTTCCTGTACCGCATGACCGAACCGTTGCTGCGCCCCATCCGCAGCGTGCTGCCTGATCTGGGCAACATGGATTTCAGCCCGCTCGTGCTGCTGCTGCTGATCCAGTACGTCGTGATGCCGATCCTGTTCAGGGTCGAGCACATGCTGCTTGTTCCCCCGATGTAA
- a CDS encoding endoribonuclease L-PSP, which yields MILLQMEENTSLRPQPELHLRHLTGINAQTGGFPPELFGQIRQALMMGMDQLASQGMKAENVTRIIFMLHETAGFAACFPLLNDLFGRTCPATTLRLVKQFDQPGQLAEIELLATTAPDDTDA from the coding sequence ATGATTCTTTTACAGATGGAAGAAAACACGTCGTTGCGTCCGCAGCCCGAACTTCACCTCCGGCACCTGACCGGGATCAACGCGCAGACCGGTGGCTTCCCCCCTGAACTGTTTGGTCAGATCCGCCAGGCGCTCATGATGGGCATGGACCAGCTGGCCAGCCAGGGCATGAAGGCGGAAAACGTCACGCGCATCATCTTCATGCTGCATGAAACTGCGGGATTTGCCGCCTGTTTTCCCCTGCTCAACGATCTGTTCGGCCGCACCTGCCCCGCCACCACGCTGCGCCTGGTCAAGCAGTTTGACCAGCCGGGCCAGCTGGCCGAGATCGAACTGCTCGCCACAACAGCGCCGGACGACACGGACGCCTGA
- a CDS encoding HPr kinase/phosphorylase — protein MNAPLHIHASCAARGAQGVLLMGPSGAGKSDLLLRLIDAGYALVADDQVCLHAGWASPPPALAGLLEVRGIGIIRMAWQERVRVAALARLVAPPDYAPRLPPAPQHDALTGVPAFRLDPAQPSAVARVGLILDCVAGRSQLLDERQM, from the coding sequence ATGAACGCGCCGCTCCACATCCATGCCTCCTGTGCCGCGCGCGGTGCGCAGGGCGTTCTGCTCATGGGGCCATCGGGGGCGGGCAAGTCGGACCTTCTGCTGCGCCTGATCGATGCGGGCTATGCCCTCGTGGCCGATGACCAGGTCTGCCTGCACGCGGGGTGGGCCAGTCCGCCGCCCGCCCTTGCGGGGTTGCTCGAGGTGCGTGGCATCGGCATCATCCGCATGGCATGGCAGGAACGGGTGCGGGTGGCGGCCCTTGCAAGGCTGGTGGCGCCGCCCGATTATGCCCCCCGCCTGCCACCGGCCCCGCAACATGATGCGCTGACCGGCGTGCCCGCGTTCCGCCTCGACCCGGCCCAGCCTTCGGCCGTGGCGCGCGTGGGCCTGATCCTTGACTGCGTTGCCGGACGTAGCCAATTGCTGGATGAAAGACAGATGTGA
- the rapZ gene encoding RNase adapter RapZ produces MHEDTPLPRRILLVTGLSGAGKSSILRILEDLGHEVIDNPPLGMLDEIVARAERPVAIGVDSRTRGFDASAVLAALARLRVNPALNAELIYATAEESVLLSRYTATRRRHPQAVHGTVKEGIEAEIRLTSPLREAADVVIDTSDLPPFELRQLVEARFGEWSAGGLDGLTVALMSFAFPAGLPREADMVFDARFLTNPYYDPALSAMTGLDAAVADYVANDPDYAEFLDRMAGLLELVLPRFVREGKKYATIAIGCSGGRHRSVTLVEALARRLAQRADSAHPQDAWPVVIMHRELARQGRSSWRWANRPRGLAEPTEQADPQ; encoded by the coding sequence ATGCATGAAGACACACCTCTCCCCCGTCGCATCCTGCTTGTGACCGGCCTGTCCGGGGCAGGAAAATCCTCGATTCTGCGCATTCTGGAGGATCTCGGGCACGAGGTGATCGACAATCCGCCGCTGGGCATGCTCGATGAGATCGTGGCCCGCGCCGAGCGCCCGGTGGCCATTGGCGTGGATTCGCGCACGCGCGGCTTCGATGCCTCGGCCGTGCTCGCAGCCCTGGCCCGCCTGCGCGTCAACCCAGCCCTCAATGCCGAGCTGATCTATGCCACGGCGGAGGAAAGCGTGCTGCTCAGCCGCTATACCGCCACCCGCAGGCGCCACCCGCAGGCCGTGCATGGCACGGTCAAGGAAGGGATCGAGGCCGAGATCCGCCTCACCTCCCCCCTGCGTGAGGCCGCCGATGTGGTGATCGATACCTCCGACCTGCCGCCATTCGAACTGCGCCAGCTTGTCGAGGCCCGCTTTGGCGAATGGTCGGCAGGCGGCCTCGACGGGCTGACCGTGGCGCTGATGTCCTTCGCCTTCCCCGCAGGGCTGCCACGTGAGGCGGATATGGTGTTCGATGCCCGCTTCCTTACCAATCCGTATTATGACCCCGCTCTGTCGGCCATGACCGGACTTGATGCGGCCGTGGCGGATTACGTGGCCAATGACCCCGATTACGCCGAATTCCTTGATCGCATGGCGGGCCTGCTCGAACTCGTGCTGCCGCGCTTCGTGCGCGAGGGCAAGAAATACGCCACCATCGCCATTGGCTGCTCGGGCGGGCGACACCGCTCGGTCACCCTTGTCGAGGCCCTGGCGCGGCGGCTGGCGCAGCGTGCTGACAGTGCCCACCCCCAGGATGCATGGCCCGTGGTGATCATGCACCGTGAACTGGCCCGTCAGGGTCGCAGTAGCTGGCGCTGGGCCAACCGCCCGCGCGGGCTGGCCGAACCAACGGAGCAGGCGGACCCGCAATGA
- a CDS encoding PTS sugar transporter subunit IIA, with the protein MIGLVFVMHGVLGETLKAELEHVVGPQAQATVFNVTAASLPGTCRAPLRQVIDSVDSGQGVILLTDMFGSTPSNVAISVLENNRVEVLAGVNMPMLVKLAQMRGQAGLQDCLHGAEEAGRRYISVASHLPPACLSGVGGCVGEGADSVAGHGG; encoded by the coding sequence ATGATCGGTCTTGTATTCGTGATGCATGGCGTTCTGGGCGAGACCCTGAAGGCGGAACTCGAACATGTGGTCGGCCCGCAGGCGCAGGCCACGGTGTTCAATGTCACGGCGGCTTCGCTGCCGGGCACCTGCCGCGCGCCATTGCGCCAGGTCATCGACTCGGTCGATAGCGGGCAGGGCGTGATCCTGCTGACCGACATGTTCGGCAGCACGCCATCGAATGTTGCGATTTCCGTGCTGGAGAACAACCGCGTGGAGGTGCTGGCAGGCGTCAACATGCCCATGCTGGTCAAGCTGGCGCAGATGCGCGGCCAGGCTGGCCTGCAGGATTGCCTGCACGGCGCGGAAGAGGCGGGCAGGCGCTATATTTCGGTTGCCTCGCACCTGCCACCGGCCTGCCTGTCGGGCGTGGGGGGCTGCGTGGGCGAGGGGGCGGACAGCGTCGCGGGCCATGGTGGCTGA
- a CDS encoding HPr family phosphocarrier protein, translated as MVAEPVAQAAPRRADVGIVNQRGLHARAAAKFVTVAEKFDATIDVTHAGMTVSGHSIMGLMMLGAGKGETIGIAAHGPQAAQALAALVRLVGAGFDEDD; from the coding sequence ATGGTGGCTGAACCCGTGGCGCAGGCGGCACCCCGGCGGGCGGATGTGGGCATTGTCAACCAGCGCGGGCTGCACGCGCGGGCGGCGGCCAAATTCGTCACGGTGGCGGAAAAATTCGATGCGACCATCGACGTGACCCATGCGGGCATGACCGTTTCGGGCCATTCGATCATGGGGCTCATGATGCTGGGGGCGGGAAAGGGCGAGACAATCGGCATCGCGGCCCACGGCCCGCAGGCGGCACAAGCGCTCGCGGCCCTCGTGCGGCTGGTCGGGGCCGGGTTTGATGAAGACGACTGA
- the ptsP gene encoding phosphoenolpyruvate--protein phosphotransferase: MKTTERSTPRRSRPGEVRLEGQPVSPGVAIGYAAIAHDPALPPIDTARRDCDPGHERARLHEAITRSTAQLRRLHDRLALLPEDGQVEIGSLLEVYRRMLGPSRLRRGIEARLGHGMLAEAAVQLETEALAAFMLAPPGRPAPEGEDAVAARRRAGEFREIGRRLVRNLSGTPYRSFSTIPDGAILVAEQLRPADAALIDPSRIAAVVTEEGGSTGHTAILLRALGIPAVLATHGLLAQMGRRTRLVVDGATGHVIIRPSTRTAAAARVEVAAYARERQALGRLRRLPARLSSGEVLTLQANLEIPAELPMIAQSGAAGIGLLRSEFLFMNAETLPDEARQEALYRPLIEAMSGDPVTIRVVDWGSEKNSDALTQAGIGAGSDVNPALGLRGIRLLLRHRALLETQFAAILRAATAGPVRVLLPMVSSPAELHKAREIYARVGRRLRRRGVDIPDPLPPLGIMIETPAAALMADVLAQEAEFLAIGTNDLTMYTLAADRAATDVAGLYDPLHPAVLRLVRLAADAGLRQRRPVSLCGEMASDPLAVPLLVGLGVRSFSMHASAVPRVKRAVRAAAMDDCRRMACRALEAADGPEVSAMLMDYAATLRHAGDG, translated from the coding sequence ATGAAGACGACTGAACGCAGCACCCCCCGTCGCTCCCGCCCCGGTGAGGTGCGGCTGGAAGGCCAGCCTGTGTCACCGGGCGTGGCCATCGGTTATGCCGCCATCGCGCATGATCCCGCCCTGCCGCCCATCGATACCGCGCGGCGCGACTGCGACCCTGGCCACGAACGCGCCCGCCTGCATGAGGCCATAACCCGCTCCACCGCCCAGTTGCGCCGTCTGCATGACCGTCTGGCCCTGCTGCCTGAGGACGGGCAGGTGGAAATAGGCTCCCTGCTTGAAGTCTATCGCCGCATGCTTGGCCCCTCGCGCCTGCGGCGCGGCATCGAGGCGCGGCTGGGTCACGGCATGCTGGCCGAGGCCGCCGTGCAGCTCGAAACCGAGGCCCTGGCCGCTTTCATGCTTGCCCCACCCGGCCGCCCCGCGCCTGAAGGCGAGGATGCGGTGGCGGCAAGGCGACGGGCGGGCGAATTTCGCGAGATCGGGCGCAGGCTGGTGCGCAACCTCAGCGGCACGCCGTATCGGTCGTTTTCTACCATTCCCGATGGCGCAATCCTTGTGGCCGAGCAGTTGCGCCCCGCCGATGCCGCCCTGATCGACCCCTCGCGCATTGCCGCCGTGGTAACGGAGGAAGGCGGCAGCACCGGGCACACCGCCATCCTGCTGCGCGCGCTGGGCATTCCCGCCGTGCTGGCCACCCACGGCCTGCTGGCGCAAATGGGGCGGCGCACGCGGCTGGTGGTTGATGGTGCGACCGGGCATGTCATCATCCGGCCTTCCACCCGCACGGCGGCAGCAGCCCGGGTGGAGGTGGCGGCCTATGCGCGTGAACGCCAGGCGCTTGGCCGCCTGCGGCGCCTGCCTGCCCGCCTGTCGAGCGGAGAAGTGCTGACGCTGCAGGCCAATCTGGAAATTCCGGCCGAACTGCCCATGATCGCACAGTCAGGTGCTGCGGGCATCGGGCTGCTGCGTAGCGAATTCCTGTTCATGAATGCCGAGACCCTGCCTGATGAAGCCCGGCAGGAAGCGCTCTATCGCCCGCTGATCGAGGCCATGTCAGGCGATCCGGTCACGATTCGCGTGGTGGACTGGGGCAGCGAGAAAAACAGCGATGCCCTGACGCAGGCCGGCATTGGCGCTGGCAGCGATGTCAATCCGGCGCTGGGCCTGCGCGGCATCAGGCTGCTTTTGCGCCATCGCGCCCTGCTGGAAACCCAGTTCGCCGCCATCCTGCGCGCTGCCACCGCAGGCCCGGTGCGGGTGCTGCTGCCCATGGTGTCGAGCCCGGCGGAACTGCATAAGGCGCGTGAAATCTATGCCCGCGTGGGGCGCAGGCTGCGGCGCAGGGGGGTGGATATACCCGACCCGCTGCCGCCGCTTGGCATCATGATCGAGACGCCTGCCGCCGCCCTCATGGCCGATGTGCTGGCGCAGGAAGCCGAATTCCTCGCCATCGGCACCAACGACCTGACCATGTACACCCTGGCGGCGGACCGGGCGGCGACGGATGTGGCGGGGCTGTATGACCCGCTGCACCCCGCCGTGCTGCGGCTTGTGCGCCTGGCGGCCGATGCGGGTCTGCGCCAGCGCAGGCCGGTCTCGCTGTGTGGCGAGATGGCCTCCGACCCGCTGGCCGTGCCGTTGCTGGTGGGGCTGGGGGTGCGGTCGTTTTCCATGCACGCCTCCGCCGTGCCGCGCGTCAAGCGCGCGGTGCGGGCGGCGGCGATGGATGACTGCCGCCGGATGGCCTGCCGCGCGCTTGAAGCGGCTGACGGGCCGGAAGTCAGTGCCATGCTGATGGATTATGCCGCCACCTTGCGGCACGCCGGAGATGGCTAG